The following are encoded in a window of Qipengyuania soli genomic DNA:
- the rpsG gene encoding 30S ribosomal protein S7 — MSRRRRPEKREILPDPKFGDQVLSKFMNNLMYDGKKAVAEGIVYTALDTVEAKAKANPVELFHAALDNIKPQVEVRSRRVGGATYQVPVEVRPERAQALAIRWLITAARGRPETTMAARLSGELMDAANNRGNAVKKREDTHRMADANRAFSHYRW, encoded by the coding sequence ATGTCACGTCGTCGTCGTCCCGAGAAGCGGGAAATCCTGCCTGACCCGAAGTTCGGTGATCAGGTCCTTTCGAAGTTCATGAACAACCTCATGTATGACGGCAAGAAGGCCGTCGCCGAAGGTATCGTCTACACCGCGCTCGACACCGTCGAAGCCAAGGCCAAGGCGAACCCGGTCGAGCTGTTCCATGCTGCTCTCGACAACATCAAGCCGCAGGTCGAAGTGCGCAGCCGCCGCGTCGGTGGTGCGACCTACCAGGTGCCGGTCGAGGTTCGCCCCGAGCGTGCCCAGGCGCTGGCCATCCGCTGGCTGATCACCGCAGCGCGCGGTCGTCCGGAAACCACCATGGCCGCACGCCTTTCGGGCGAGCTGATGGACGCTGCCAACAACCGCGGCAACGCCGTCAAGAAGCGCGAAGACACGCACCGCATGGCGGACGCGAACCGCGCCTTCTCGCACTACCGCTGGTAA
- the rpsL gene encoding 30S ribosomal protein S12 produces MPTINQLVRKGRVPQKAKSKVPAMEQNPQKRGVCTRVYTTTPKKPNSALRKVAKVRLTNQREVISYIPGEGHNLQEHSVVLIRGGRVRDLPGVRYHVLRGVLDTQGVKDRKQSRSKYGAKRPK; encoded by the coding sequence ATGCCGACGATCAACCAGCTGGTCCGCAAGGGCCGCGTTCCGCAGAAGGCCAAGAGCAAGGTCCCTGCGATGGAGCAGAACCCGCAGAAGCGCGGCGTTTGCACCCGCGTCTATACGACGACCCCGAAGAAGCCGAACTCGGCTCTGCGCAAGGTGGCCAAGGTTCGCCTGACCAACCAGCGCGAAGTCATCTCCTACATCCCCGGCGAAGGCCACAACCTGCAGGAACACAGCGTCGTGCTGATCCGCGGTGGCCGTGTGCGCGACCTTCCCGGCGTGCGTTACCACGTCCTTCGCGGCGTGCTCGACACGCAGGGTGTCAAGGACCGCAAGCAGAGCCGTTCGAAGTACGGCGCGAAGCGTCCGAAGTAA
- a CDS encoding LysR family transcriptional regulator, which yields MKRTHLPLNALRVYDAAARHLSFTRAADELAVTPAAVGQQIRALEDHLGTVLFRRTSKGLELTQEGAAGLDALREGFLKFEESVSAMQAGQASDSYTIACPREFYAQWLAPRLAEFGKANPEIKFTFVADENADFTEANLDCAIRLVDGPGDLQGVELDAARRVTVAAPGSPDKWIDWGLPLQQDTPAHITVSNAGQALSSAMAGLGKAILPELLAKDAVEAGKLEVLEGPTTGTRAYWLVAPTPQWRTKKVKALVGFLTGS from the coding sequence ATGAAGCGTACGCACCTGCCTCTGAACGCCCTGCGCGTATACGATGCCGCCGCGCGGCACCTCTCGTTCACCCGTGCGGCGGACGAGCTGGCTGTGACGCCGGCCGCCGTGGGCCAGCAGATCCGCGCGCTCGAGGATCACCTCGGCACGGTGCTGTTCCGCCGCACAAGCAAGGGGCTGGAACTGACGCAGGAAGGCGCCGCCGGGCTCGATGCGCTGCGCGAAGGTTTCCTCAAGTTCGAGGAGAGCGTGTCCGCCATGCAGGCGGGGCAGGCTTCCGACAGCTATACCATTGCCTGCCCGCGCGAATTCTACGCGCAGTGGCTCGCGCCGCGGCTGGCTGAATTCGGCAAGGCCAATCCCGAGATCAAGTTCACCTTCGTGGCGGACGAGAACGCCGATTTCACCGAGGCGAACCTCGATTGCGCGATCCGCCTCGTCGACGGACCGGGCGATCTGCAGGGCGTCGAGCTCGATGCCGCGCGCCGCGTGACCGTGGCCGCGCCGGGTTCGCCCGACAAGTGGATCGACTGGGGCCTGCCGCTGCAGCAGGACACGCCGGCACACATCACCGTGTCGAACGCCGGACAGGCACTGTCCTCCGCGATGGCAGGGCTGGGCAAGGCGATCCTGCCCGAACTGCTGGCCAAGGACGCGGTCGAGGCGGGCAAGCTCGAAGTGCTCGAAGGCCCGACCACCGGAACGCGCGCCTACTGGCTCGTCGCTCCCACGCCGCAATGGCGGACGAAGAAGGTCAAGGCGCTGGTCGGCTTCCTTACCGGCTCCTGA
- a CDS encoding GNAT family N-acetyltransferase has product MAGNELRWRGACGEASITTRLEDGRPVCLRTVELADEQRLREGIARLSPRSRYLRFFSGARTPPDWVIERLLDADGVLHLAWGAIDLSDPAQPAMGVVHAMRPDPEAQVAEFSIGVVDDYHGLGVGRLLTATLLLDAEDDGMDHLAAHVLYENRAAIEFIKRLGAEVVASDGPTLEYRLEIAQALDLLRAETDPPGLADVFAHFEGVRSR; this is encoded by the coding sequence ATGGCCGGAAACGAGCTGCGCTGGCGCGGTGCCTGCGGCGAGGCGTCGATCACGACGCGGCTGGAGGACGGGCGGCCGGTGTGCCTGCGCACGGTCGAGCTGGCGGACGAGCAGCGCCTGCGCGAAGGGATCGCGCGGCTCTCGCCCCGCTCGCGCTATTTGCGCTTCTTCTCCGGCGCCAGGACCCCGCCCGACTGGGTGATCGAGCGCCTCCTCGACGCCGACGGCGTGCTCCACCTCGCCTGGGGCGCGATCGACCTTTCCGACCCCGCGCAGCCCGCGATGGGCGTGGTCCACGCCATGCGCCCCGACCCGGAGGCACAGGTGGCCGAGTTCTCGATCGGCGTGGTCGACGACTACCACGGCCTCGGCGTCGGACGGCTGCTGACGGCGACGCTGCTGCTCGATGCGGAGGACGACGGGATGGACCACCTTGCCGCGCACGTGCTCTACGAGAACCGCGCGGCGATCGAGTTCATCAAGCGGCTGGGTGCGGAAGTGGTCGCCAGCGACGGGCCGACGCTCGAATACCGGCTGGAGATCGCGCAGGCGCTCGACCTGCTACGGGCCGAGACCGACCCGCCCGGCCTCGCCGACGTATTCGCGCATTTCGAGGGGGTCAGGAGCCGGTAA
- the tuf gene encoding elongation factor Tu, whose amino-acid sequence MAKEKFQRNKPHCNIGTIGHVDHGKTTLTAAITKVMAEEHGGAAVDFANIDKAPEERERGITISTAHVEYETAARHYAHVDCPGHADYVKNMITGAAQMDGAILVVNAADGPMPQTREHILLARQVGVPALVVYMNKVDQVDDEEILELVELEVRELLSSYDFDGDNIAIVKGSALAALEGRDDEIGKNSIIELMNAVDEHIPQPERPVDKPFLMPIEDVFSISGRGTVVTGRVETGIVNVGDEVEIVGIKDTQKTTVTGVEMFRKLLDRGEAGDNIGALIRGIGREDVERGQVLCKPGSVSPHTEFSAEVYVLSKDEGGRHTPFFANYRPQFYFRTTDVTGEVILPEGTEMVMPGDNVTISVKLIAPIAMDEGLRFAIREGGRTVGSGVVASITK is encoded by the coding sequence ATGGCGAAGGAAAAATTCCAGCGGAACAAGCCGCACTGCAACATCGGCACCATCGGTCACGTCGACCATGGCAAGACCACGCTGACCGCGGCGATCACCAAGGTGATGGCTGAAGAGCACGGCGGTGCTGCAGTCGATTTCGCAAACATCGACAAGGCTCCCGAAGAGCGCGAGCGCGGCATCACCATCTCGACTGCACACGTCGAGTACGAAACCGCTGCCCGTCACTACGCGCACGTCGACTGCCCGGGTCACGCCGACTACGTCAAGAACATGATCACCGGTGCCGCCCAGATGGACGGCGCGATCCTGGTCGTGAACGCAGCCGACGGCCCGATGCCGCAGACCCGTGAGCACATCCTGCTTGCCCGTCAGGTCGGCGTTCCGGCTCTCGTCGTGTACATGAACAAGGTCGACCAGGTTGACGACGAGGAAATCCTCGAGCTCGTCGAACTGGAAGTCCGCGAACTGCTCTCGAGCTACGACTTCGACGGCGACAACATCGCCATCGTCAAGGGTTCGGCTCTCGCCGCTCTCGAAGGTCGTGACGACGAAATCGGCAAGAACTCGATCATCGAGCTCATGAACGCCGTTGACGAGCACATCCCGCAGCCGGAGCGTCCGGTCGACAAGCCGTTCCTGATGCCGATCGAAGACGTGTTCTCGATCTCGGGCCGCGGCACCGTCGTCACCGGCCGTGTCGAAACCGGTATCGTGAACGTTGGCGACGAAGTCGAAATCGTCGGCATCAAGGACACCCAGAAGACCACCGTCACCGGCGTGGAAATGTTCCGCAAGCTGCTCGACCGTGGTGAAGCTGGCGACAACATCGGCGCCCTCATTCGCGGCATCGGCCGTGAAGACGTCGAGCGTGGCCAGGTCCTCTGCAAGCCCGGTTCGGTTAGCCCGCACACCGAGTTCAGCGCAGAAGTCTACGTCCTGTCGAAGGACGAAGGCGGCCGTCACACGCCGTTCTTTGCGAACTACCGTCCGCAGTTCTACTTCCGCACCACCGACGTGACCGGCGAAGTGATCCTTCCCGAAGGCACCGAAATGGTGATGCCGGGCGACAACGTGACCATCTCGGTCAAGCTGATCGCTCCGATCGCCATGGACGAAGGTCTGCGCTTCGCAATCCGCGAAGGCGGCCGCACCGTCGGCTCGGGCGTTGTTGCTTCGATCACGAAGTAA
- the rpsJ gene encoding 30S ribosomal protein S10, translating to MEAQNIRIRLKAFDHRVLDQATGEIAETARRTGALIRGPIPMPTRIEKFTVNRGPHIDKKSREQFEVRTFKRLLDIVQPNAQTVDALMKLDLAAGVNVEIKLA from the coding sequence ATGGAAGCTCAGAATATTCGCATTCGCCTCAAGGCGTTCGACCACCGCGTTCTCGACCAGGCAACTGGCGAAATCGCCGAAACCGCACGTCGCACCGGCGCCCTTATTCGTGGCCCCATTCCCATGCCGACGCGTATCGAGAAGTTCACCGTGAACCGCGGCCCGCACATCGACAAGAAGTCGCGCGAGCAGTTCGAGGTGCGCACCTTCAAGCGTCTGCTCGACATCGTGCAGCCGAACGCCCAGACCGTCGACGCGCTTATGAAGCTCGACCTCGCAGCTGGCGTGAACGTCGAGATCAAGCTGGCCTAA
- a CDS encoding DUF234 domain-containing protein, which produces MQELTGNDVARIEEQIDALLEAESLPGGSLADSRWMLVTACEDMLRIVFASSAQLWTTEADIEQRAAVIHRLDEIKYLIRIALLKIDKEKPIGHWETKYFNRKNDNRYTYIGDFIWRIAKFYMRAQGVFSGIYGRDADAWGVRGGLKLFTRPSLRSMQYRLLEALVVQDLDPFTPIPILASSFLGDKFTFPDGSRLEQGAAFKAAVKSVKLRNGKISYPFVLQRIRDLFDMHLYDPQIVPQEWVFPWGDYDFSRRFFAGLSALCHMHMVCVYHGALKHGLQGGGLDQACLILKRGDFAKRISAVAGIPSDQTSRAIEMLTYGTLAKTPDLALQPFLPLAGEELLVAPLHTISSNWPRNSLTLHARIASSNFDRQSHLFELPMIEKITDSVPNRFDSFGNITLKVGRRKEEIDVVLVDHLNKQILLCECKWSIPPGDPREVNDRRKSMIQKVGQADRKLEFVRKNLASFTARMNLHADDYFCRALVITEGFGGDLTDQQHIPVVPAAVFKEALGQEITLHKLHEIFTSPLWLPRPGIDCDVQGEVHRFAGVEIGEVGLGFTSNEYLEQNLAKYLTDAAALSSEQIAGNVW; this is translated from the coding sequence ATGCAGGAACTTACCGGCAACGATGTTGCTCGTATAGAAGAACAGATTGATGCGTTGTTGGAGGCGGAGAGCCTTCCAGGCGGATCATTAGCTGACTCCCGATGGATGCTTGTCACTGCCTGTGAAGACATGTTGCGAATTGTGTTCGCAAGCAGCGCGCAACTTTGGACCACGGAAGCAGATATCGAGCAACGTGCGGCTGTAATTCACCGCCTCGACGAGATAAAATATCTAATACGAATTGCGCTTCTTAAAATTGATAAAGAAAAGCCAATCGGTCATTGGGAAACAAAATACTTTAATAGAAAAAATGACAATCGTTACACGTATATAGGCGACTTCATTTGGCGAATTGCAAAGTTCTATATGAGGGCTCAAGGTGTCTTCAGTGGCATCTATGGTCGCGATGCAGATGCTTGGGGAGTTAGAGGAGGACTCAAGCTTTTTACGCGACCTAGCTTAAGGTCTATGCAGTATCGGCTCTTAGAGGCGCTAGTGGTGCAAGATCTTGATCCCTTTACGCCCATTCCAATACTCGCATCATCATTTTTGGGAGACAAATTTACTTTTCCTGACGGTAGTCGCTTAGAACAAGGTGCAGCGTTCAAGGCGGCCGTGAAGAGCGTAAAACTGCGAAATGGCAAAATTTCTTATCCGTTTGTTTTGCAAAGGATAAGGGATCTTTTCGATATGCACCTATATGATCCACAGATTGTCCCACAAGAGTGGGTGTTCCCGTGGGGAGATTACGATTTCTCAAGAAGGTTCTTTGCGGGCTTGAGCGCGCTTTGTCATATGCACATGGTGTGCGTTTACCATGGTGCACTTAAGCACGGGTTGCAGGGAGGGGGATTGGACCAAGCCTGCTTAATCTTGAAGAGAGGCGACTTTGCCAAGAGAATTTCGGCAGTAGCCGGAATTCCTAGTGATCAAACTTCAAGAGCAATCGAGATGCTGACTTACGGCACACTCGCCAAGACACCTGACCTTGCATTGCAGCCTTTTTTGCCTCTGGCCGGTGAAGAGCTGCTAGTGGCTCCGTTACACACGATATCTTCAAACTGGCCGAGAAATTCATTGACTTTACACGCCAGGATCGCGTCGTCGAATTTTGATCGACAAAGTCATCTTTTTGAGCTTCCCATGATTGAAAAGATCACCGATTCAGTTCCGAACCGGTTCGATAGTTTCGGGAATATTACCTTAAAGGTAGGTCGGCGAAAGGAAGAAATTGATGTTGTACTGGTAGACCACCTCAACAAGCAAATTTTGCTCTGTGAGTGTAAATGGTCCATCCCCCCAGGTGATCCGCGAGAAGTCAATGATCGACGCAAAAGTATGATTCAAAAAGTCGGGCAAGCGGATCGAAAACTAGAGTTTGTCCGGAAGAATCTTGCATCGTTTACTGCTAGAATGAATCTTCATGCGGATGATTATTTTTGTAGGGCGCTTGTCATCACAGAGGGGTTCGGTGGTGACCTGACCGATCAACAACATATACCGGTAGTACCTGCGGCAGTTTTTAAGGAAGCGCTGGGTCAGGAAATTACTTTGCACAAGCTCCACGAGATATTCACCTCCCCACTCTGGCTGCCTAGACCAGGAATTGATTGCGATGTGCAGGGCGAGGTCCATCGATTTGCTGGAGTCGAAATTGGAGAGGTAGGCTTGGGCTTTACGAGCAATGAATATTTGGAACAGAATCTGGCTAAGTACCTTACTGACGCTGCCGCGTTGTCTTCAGAACAGATTGCGGGCAATGTTTGGTAG
- the fusA gene encoding elongation factor G — translation MAREYPLERYRNIGIMAHIDAGKTTTTERILYYTGKSYKIGEVHDGAATMDWMEQEQERGITITSAATTTFWTAEDPTMDPRSNPEDLRANQPKHRINIIDTPGHVDFTIEVERSLRVLDGAVAVFDGVAGVEPQSETVWRQADKYGVPRMCFINKLDRTGADFYYCVQSIIDRLGAKPLVLYLPIGSESNLKGVVDLVNMRGIVWQAEDLGAKYEFVDIPEDLADKAAEYREQLVETAVELDDDVMEAYLEGNEPDAATLKKLIRKGTMDRAFVPVLCGSAFKNKGVQPLLDAVVDYMPSPLDVPAIKGVLPDSDKEETRPSSDDEPFAALAFKIMNDPFVGSLTFTRIYSGKLSKGSVLNSVKDKKEKIGRMLLMHSNNREDIEEAFAGDIVALAGMKDTTTGDTLCDPAKPIILERMEFPEPVIELSVEPKTKADQEKMGVALNRLAAEDPSFRVSTDHESGQTIIKGMGELHLDILVDRMKREFKVEANVGAPQVAYREYLARPVDVDYTHKKQSGGSGQFGRVKVKVTPGERGQGFVFEDEIKGGNIPKEYIPAIEKGFREQAESGYLVGFPIIDFTVTLYDGAYHDVDSSAIAFEIAGRGAMREVAEKSGIKLLEPIMKVEVVTPEDYLGDVIGDLNSRRGQIQGTDTRGNAQAVEANVPLANMFGYVNELRSFTQGRAQYTMQFSHYDEVPANVAAEVKEKLA, via the coding sequence ATGGCCCGCGAGTATCCGCTGGAGCGTTACCGCAATATCGGCATCATGGCCCACATCGATGCCGGCAAGACCACCACGACCGAGCGTATCCTCTACTACACCGGCAAGTCCTACAAGATCGGCGAAGTCCACGACGGCGCCGCCACCATGGACTGGATGGAGCAGGAGCAGGAACGCGGCATCACCATTACGTCGGCCGCGACGACCACCTTCTGGACCGCCGAGGATCCGACCATGGATCCGCGTTCGAACCCGGAAGACCTTCGCGCCAACCAGCCGAAGCACCGGATCAACATCATCGACACCCCCGGGCACGTCGACTTCACCATCGAAGTCGAACGCTCGCTGCGCGTGCTCGACGGTGCGGTCGCGGTCTTTGACGGCGTCGCCGGCGTCGAACCGCAGTCCGAAACCGTCTGGCGCCAGGCCGACAAGTACGGCGTTCCGCGGATGTGTTTCATCAACAAGCTCGACCGCACCGGCGCCGACTTCTACTACTGCGTCCAGTCGATCATCGACCGCCTCGGCGCCAAGCCGCTGGTGCTCTATCTCCCGATCGGTTCGGAGAGCAACCTCAAGGGCGTCGTCGACCTCGTCAACATGCGCGGCATCGTCTGGCAGGCCGAAGACCTCGGCGCGAAGTACGAGTTCGTCGACATTCCGGAAGACCTTGCCGACAAGGCTGCCGAATACCGCGAGCAGCTGGTCGAAACCGCCGTCGAGCTCGATGACGACGTCATGGAAGCTTATCTCGAAGGCAACGAACCTGATGCAGCGACGCTGAAGAAGCTGATCCGCAAGGGTACCATGGACCGTGCGTTCGTGCCCGTGCTGTGCGGCTCGGCGTTCAAGAACAAGGGCGTTCAGCCCCTGCTCGACGCCGTCGTCGACTACATGCCGAGCCCGCTCGACGTTCCCGCGATCAAGGGCGTCCTGCCCGACAGCGACAAGGAAGAAACCCGTCCGTCGAGCGACGACGAGCCTTTCGCTGCCCTGGCGTTCAAGATCATGAACGACCCGTTCGTCGGCTCGCTGACCTTCACCCGCATCTATTCGGGCAAGCTCTCCAAGGGCTCGGTCCTGAACTCGGTAAAGGACAAGAAGGAAAAGATCGGCCGCATGCTGCTGATGCACTCGAACAACCGCGAGGACATCGAAGAAGCATTCGCCGGCGACATCGTCGCTCTGGCGGGCATGAAGGACACGACCACCGGCGACACCCTGTGTGATCCGGCCAAGCCGATCATCCTCGAGCGCATGGAATTCCCCGAGCCGGTCATCGAACTGTCGGTGGAACCCAAGACCAAGGCCGACCAGGAAAAGATGGGCGTTGCTCTCAACCGCCTGGCCGCCGAGGATCCGAGCTTCCGCGTTTCGACCGACCACGAAAGCGGTCAGACGATCATCAAGGGCATGGGCGAGCTTCACCTCGACATCCTCGTCGATCGCATGAAGCGCGAGTTCAAGGTCGAAGCCAATGTCGGTGCACCGCAGGTGGCCTATCGCGAGTATCTCGCGCGTCCGGTCGACGTAGACTACACCCACAAGAAGCAGTCGGGCGGTTCGGGCCAGTTCGGTCGCGTCAAGGTCAAGGTCACCCCAGGTGAGCGCGGCCAGGGTTTCGTCTTCGAAGACGAGATCAAGGGTGGCAACATTCCGAAGGAATACATCCCGGCGATCGAAAAGGGTTTCCGCGAGCAGGCCGAGAGCGGCTACCTCGTCGGCTTCCCGATCATCGACTTCACCGTCACCCTGTATGACGGTGCGTACCACGACGTCGACTCGAGCGCGATCGCGTTCGAAATCGCCGGTCGCGGTGCGATGCGCGAAGTTGCCGAGAAGTCCGGCATCAAGCTGCTCGAACCGATCATGAAGGTCGAGGTCGTGACCCCCGAGGATTACCTCGGCGACGTCATCGGCGACCTCAACAGCCGTCGTGGCCAGATCCAGGGTACCGATACCCGCGGCAACGCCCAGGCGGTCGAGGCCAATGTGCCTCTGGCCAACATGTTCGGCTACGTGAACGAACTGCGTTCCTTCACCCAGGGACGTGCGCAGTACACGATGCAGTTCAGCCACTATGACGAGGTCCCGGCGAACGTTGCGGCCGAAGTCAAGGAGAAGCTTGCCTAA